In the genome of Myxococcus stipitatus, one region contains:
- a CDS encoding fimbrial biogenesis chaperone has product MHLRPSSWARCLGLAAFLSTALPGAGLAATVEVNPIRLELEGGAKGVVVTVRNQGTETTRFQASVHTWTQDDGGRMTLQPTQEVFFFPAMLTLAPGESRPIRVGISSAARNTERSFRLIVEELPPVGPLPPSMGLKILTRVSIPVFVAPTQRDVQARVEEVDLRDSHFQFRVRNPGTVNFFIRQARVRALDAQGQRVVEKEEPGWYVLPGDSRVFALGVTPEHCRKIRSLEVEVETDQGVYRQSAPVGLRESCGVPVVP; this is encoded by the coding sequence ATGCACCTGCGTCCTTCCTCCTGGGCCCGATGTCTGGGATTGGCGGCCTTCTTGAGCACCGCCCTTCCGGGGGCCGGGCTCGCCGCGACCGTTGAAGTCAATCCCATCCGCCTGGAGCTGGAAGGCGGAGCCAAGGGCGTGGTGGTGACGGTGAGGAACCAGGGGACCGAGACGACGCGGTTCCAGGCCTCCGTCCACACGTGGACCCAGGACGATGGCGGGCGCATGACGCTTCAGCCCACGCAGGAGGTCTTCTTCTTTCCAGCCATGTTGACGCTGGCGCCGGGGGAGTCCCGCCCCATCCGGGTGGGCATCTCCTCCGCGGCGCGGAACACGGAGCGCTCGTTCCGGCTCATCGTGGAGGAGCTGCCCCCGGTGGGACCGCTGCCTCCGTCCATGGGCTTGAAGATTCTCACCCGGGTCTCCATCCCCGTCTTCGTCGCGCCCACGCAGCGCGACGTGCAGGCGCGGGTCGAGGAGGTGGACCTGCGCGACTCCCACTTCCAGTTCCGCGTCAGGAACCCGGGCACGGTGAACTTCTTCATCCGCCAGGCGCGCGTGCGCGCGCTGGATGCGCAGGGCCAGCGCGTGGTGGAGAAGGAGGAGCCCGGCTGGTACGTGCTGCCGGGGGACTCGCGGGTGTTCGCGCTGGGAGTCACGCCCGAGCACTGCCGGAAGATCCGCTCGCTGGAGGTCGAGGTGGAGACGGACCAGGGCGTGTACCGGCAGAGCGCGCCGGTGGGCCTGCGCGAGTCCTGTGGGGTTCCCGTCGTGCCATGA
- the pru gene encoding fruiting body development fimbrial-like coat protein PRU: MKAAQRAFAAAVVAASVFASTQSEAATATANLTVTATVSAACSINSGTLNFGNYDPVVINSSAGVDLLASGSVTVQCTLLSTAVVTLGQGSHPDTGSTDAAPLRRMLNTTSSNYLSYKLYQDVARLVVWGNTSGTGLPYVGTGLSTPVLVYGTVARGQNVPSGTYNDTVVATITF, from the coding sequence ATGAAAGCAGCCCAACGCGCCTTCGCCGCCGCGGTTGTCGCCGCCTCCGTCTTCGCGTCGACCCAGTCCGAGGCCGCCACGGCCACCGCCAACCTGACGGTGACGGCCACCGTATCCGCGGCCTGCAGCATCAACTCCGGGACACTCAACTTCGGCAACTACGACCCGGTGGTCATCAACTCGAGCGCGGGCGTCGACCTGCTGGCATCGGGCTCGGTGACGGTGCAGTGCACCCTGCTGAGCACCGCCGTCGTCACGCTGGGCCAGGGCTCGCACCCCGACACGGGCTCCACGGACGCGGCGCCGCTGCGCCGGATGCTCAACACCACGTCGTCCAACTACCTCTCCTACAAGCTCTACCAGGACGTGGCCCGCCTGGTCGTCTGGGGCAACACCTCCGGCACGGGCCTGCCCTATGTCGGCACGGGCCTGTCCACGCCCGTGCTCGTCTACGGCACGGTGGCGCGCGGACAGAACGTCCCGTCCGGCACCTACAACGACACGGTCGTCGCGACCATCACCTTCTGA